The Candidatus Nanopelagicales bacterium DNA segment ACGGCTCATCCTTCCGGCACTGGCGGCTCTCATGGCTCAAGACGGCGACATCTTGGCGATGGTCAAGCCGCAGTTCGAGCTGGGGCGCGAAGCCGTCGGCAAGGGCGGTGTCGTGCGAGATCCGGCGGCCCGGGCACTCGCCGTGGCCAGCGTCTCCGCATCCGCCGCCGGGAGCGGGCTCGGGACACGCGGCATCGTCGCCAGCCCATTGCCTGGACCCGCTGGGAACGTCGAGTACTTCCTGTGGCTCTCACCCGGGGGCGAGGCCTGCTCCCAACAAGACGCCGAGTCCGCCGTGCGCGAAGGCCCAGCCTGACGCCGAAGCGGCGCCTACCACGGCCAGCGGGATAGCGTAGCTTCCGGAAACACCGCGCCAGCGAAGGGAGCGACCGTGCGAAGAGTCATGCTCGTGACGCACACCGGGCGTCCCGAAGCGATTCGAATCGCCCGACGCATGGCTCGCGCGTTGGCGGCGTCAGGGATCGGGGTCCAGGTCCCAGAGCATGAGCTAGCGCCGCTTCAGGCCGGCGAGGACGACGTCGCATCGCAGGCGTTGGCATCGGGGGACGAGACACTTCCATGCACTGGCACCGACTCCGCGGTGTCTAGTGAGCTGGTCATCGTCATCGGCGGCGACGGGACGATCCTGCGCGCGGCCCAATACGCGGTAGCCGAGTCGATTCCCCTACTGGGAGTGAACCTTGGCCACGTGGGATTCCTGGCCGAAGTGGAATCTGACGATGTCGAACACCTCGTGTCGGCCGTGGTCGATCGAAGCTACCAGGTTGAGGAGCGGCTAGCTCTGAAGGTGAATCTGCTCAAAGGAGCGGACCTGAAGTGGTCCACATGGGCGCTGAACGAAGCCAGCATCGAGAAGGCCTCCCGAAAGCGGATGATCGACGTCGTGCTGGAGATCGATGACCGTCCTTTGTCTCGTTGGGGATGTGACGGCGTGGTCGTGTCATCCCCGACGGGCTCGACCGCGTACGCCTGGTCATCGGGCGGGCCTGTTGTGTGGCCCGCGGTCCAAGCTCTCGTCGTCGCGCCGATCAGTGCCCACGCCCTCTTCGCGCGCTCGCTGGTTGTCGCCCCGGACAGCAAGGTGGCCGTAGAGCTGCTTCCAGCTTCCCCCGAGGGCGTCATCTGGTGCGACGGACGCAGACACCATGACCTGGAGCCAGGCTCACGGGTCGAGATCACCCGGGCTGATGATCCACTGAAGTTCGCCAGGCTCCACGAGGCCAGGTTCACAGACCGACTCGTCGCCAAGTTCGGCCTTCCCGTGGAGGGCTGGCGCGGGAAGCGGGCGTTTCGCTGACTCGGGACACCGGCTAGTTCCTGATAGCCTGGTGGCCCATGGGTGATGGCAGAACAAGGCACGTTTTCGTCACTGGTGGAGTCGCTTCATCGCTGGGCAAGGGCCTGACGGCCTCCAGCCTCGGAAACCTCCTTCGGGCCCGCGGTCTCAGGGTCACCATGCAGAAGCTGGATCCATACCTCAACGTCGATCCGGGAACCATGAACCCGTTCCAGCACGGCGAGGTGTTCGTCACAGATGACGGGGCCGAGACCGACCTGGACGTTGGTCACTACGAAAGATTCCTGGACACCAACCTGCACGGCTCCGCGAACGTCACCACCGGGCAGGTGTACTCAACGGTCATCGCCAGGGAACGCCGGGGGGAGTACCTCGGCGGAACCGTCCAAGTCATCCCCCACATCACCAACGAGATCAAGTCCCGGATCAGGCACATGGCCGCCGACGACATCGACGTAGTCATCACCGAAGTCGGCGGAACCGTCGGGGACATCGAGTCGCTGCCGTTCCTGGAAGCCGTCCGCCAGGTCCGCCACGAAATCGGACGCGACAACGTGTTCTTCCTCCACGTATCGCTGCTGCCCTACATAGGACCGTCGGGCGAGCAGAAGACCAAGCCCACGCAGCACTCAGTGGCCGCTCTGCGATCGATCGGTATCCAGCCGGACGCGATCGTTCTGCGCGCGGACCGCGAAGTCCCGCCGTCCATCAAGCGCAAGATCTCGCTGATGTGTGACGTCGAGACCGAAGCTGTTGTCGCCGCGCCGGACGCGTCCAGCA contains these protein-coding regions:
- a CDS encoding NAD kinase encodes the protein MRRVMLVTHTGRPEAIRIARRMARALAASGIGVQVPEHELAPLQAGEDDVASQALASGDETLPCTGTDSAVSSELVIVIGGDGTILRAAQYAVAESIPLLGVNLGHVGFLAEVESDDVEHLVSAVVDRSYQVEERLALKVNLLKGADLKWSTWALNEASIEKASRKRMIDVVLEIDDRPLSRWGCDGVVVSSPTGSTAYAWSSGGPVVWPAVQALVVAPISAHALFARSLVVAPDSKVAVELLPASPEGVIWCDGRRHHDLEPGSRVEITRADDPLKFARLHEARFTDRLVAKFGLPVEGWRGKRAFR